From a region of the Gossypium raimondii isolate GPD5lz chromosome 10, ASM2569854v1, whole genome shotgun sequence genome:
- the LOC128034009 gene encoding protein MAINTENANCE OF MERISTEMS-like: MKVLNETYVADNISVNKLNRLVNNLSADNFIFLNDNEIPPGGMGSTKALHSFDWGNAVVTAPKTEVGNGGSTGIAMARLIRSDIRHISDAANNADSFRVLRGRVSVLKIALDARFMSYLELAGFGSVALIRSSDMRFDLLSALVERWRPETHTFHFPCGECTVTLEDVAVQLGLPIDGSPVTGVSSFTDPAAICYQLLGESPEDDDKYFSGIKFTWLKAKICGLSATATEGELMCAARAYIMHMIGAVLMPDANGDSVHLSYLPLLADFSTARSYS, from the exons ATGAAAGtgttaaatgaaacttatgtcgCTGATAATATCTCTGTAAACAAGCTAAACCGTTTGGTTAACAATCTGAGTGCCGacaatttcatctttttaaaTGATAATGAAATACCTCCAGGGGGTATGGGATCCACGAAG GCCTTGCATTCATTCGACTGGGGCAATGCCGTTGTCACTGCACCAAAAACTGAAGTTGGTAACGGAGGGTCAACTG gCATCGCAATGGCTCGATTGATACGAAGCGATATTAGACACATATCTGATGCGGCTAATAACgcg GACTCGTTCAGAGTATTAAGGGGCCGTGTGAGTGTTTTAAAGATAGCTCTGGATGCACGATTTATGTCGTACCTGGAGCTAGCCGGATTTGGGTCAGTAGCATTGATCCGGTCCTCCGACATGCggtttgatttattatctgCGCTAGTGGAGCGGTGGCGTCCGGAGACCCATACTTTCCATTTTCCGTGCGGGGAGTGCACGGTGACCTTGGAGGATGTTGCAGTGCAGCTTGGGCTCCCAATTGACGGGAGTCCCGTAACGGGAGTATCTTCATTCACCGATCCAGCTGCAATTTGCTATCAACTCCTAGGAGAGTCACCAGAGGatgatgataaatatttttccggcataaaatttacatggctaaaAGCCAAAATATGTGGATTATCAGCGACCGCCACTGAAGGTGAGTTGATGTGCGCTGCTcgagcgtacatcatgcatatgATAGGGGCAGTACTCATGCCTGATGCAAACGGCGACAGTGTGCATTTGTCGTACTTGCCCCTGCTAGCTGATTTCTCCACTGCTAGGTCGTACAGTTGA
- the LOC105775622 gene encoding uncharacterized protein LOC105775622, protein MVVNCRLARSMNVEIYSQRLETFRVTENISRRPRSYGADLQNRRCECRKFETLHYPCAHVVAACAKVNLDAEQYVDDVYTLERTLRVWVNEFPVLLELSTWEVPPITFELVPDRGLRRNPRGRPQSSKIRNEMDIREKSDGKRCGICRLSGHSRNKCPNRNFHVGQSSGSGRNEANAIKFLY, encoded by the exons ATGGTCGTAAACTGTCGGTTGGCGAGGTCAATGAACGTGGAAATATATTCACAACGACTGGAAACGTTTCGAGTTACTGAGAACATTAGTCGTCGACCTAGGTCCTATGGAGCTGATCTCCAGAACAGACGGTGCGAGTGCAGGAAGttcgaaacacttcattatccctGTGCGCATGTCGTGGCAGCGTGTGCTAAAGTCAACCTTGATGCTGAacaatatgtcgatgatgtgtacacgctGGAGCGCACATTGCGTGTCTGGGTGAATGAGTTCCCCGTCCTGCTGGAGCTATCTACGTGGGAGGTGCCGCCGATCACTTTCGAGCTTGTCCCAGACAGAGGGCTACGGAGGAATCCAAGGGGTCGTCCGCAGTCAAGCAAAATCCGTAATGAgatggacattagggagaaatctgaCGGAAAGCGTTGTGGAATATGCAGGTTAAGTGGTCATAGCCGGAATAAATGCCCTAACCGAAACTTTCATGTTGGGCAGTCGTCGGGATCGGGTCGAAATGAAGCTAAtgctataaaatttttat attaa